One Gloeothece verrucosa PCC 7822 DNA window includes the following coding sequences:
- a CDS encoding ATP-binding protein: MKVSFKVKSDLKALDQVLSDFEQINQPWIPRKDWLQCQLALAEGFTNAVRHAHKGLSSNILIDIEITLTQQEIEIRIWDSGKPFDLEGFIEKNLTQDNRWSGHGQGLRILQQIADRLSYIRTEQNRNCLIITKQFLVSEVQKNYE, encoded by the coding sequence TTGAAAGTTTCTTTTAAGGTGAAAAGCGACCTCAAAGCGTTAGATCAAGTCTTATCTGATTTCGAGCAAATTAATCAACCTTGGATTCCCAGAAAAGATTGGTTACAGTGTCAACTCGCTCTAGCTGAAGGCTTTACTAATGCTGTACGCCATGCCCATAAAGGATTATCTTCTAATATTTTGATCGACATTGAGATTACTTTAACTCAACAGGAGATCGAGATCCGAATTTGGGATTCGGGAAAACCTTTTGACTTAGAAGGATTTATCGAGAAAAATTTGACCCAAGATAATCGCTGGTCTGGGCATGGACAAGGACTCCGTATTTTACAACAAATTGCTGATCGCTTAAGTTATATCCGAACTGAGCAAAATCGCAATTGTTTGATCATCACAAAGCAATTTTTAGTTAGCGAAGTACAAAAAAATTATGAATGA